A genomic stretch from Setaria italica strain Yugu1 chromosome VII, Setaria_italica_v2.0, whole genome shotgun sequence includes:
- the LOC111257902 gene encoding uncharacterized protein LOC111257902: MDGGSGLNILYAETLDAMGIDRSRLRPSKAPFHGVVPRKQAMPLGQIDLPVTFGTPSNYRNEVLTFEVVGFRGTYHAILGWPCYAKFMAIPNYTYLKLKMPGPNGVITVGTSFQKAYECDVECCEYTAAITFTKDLAVQLAEGVEDQPDSKQSATSFEATEGVKEVLLDPSSSDGRTVRIGATLS, from the coding sequence atggacggaggcagcggcctcaacatcctctacgccgagaccctcgacgccatggggattgatcgctcccgcctccgccccagcaaggcaccATTCCACGGTGTTGTGCCGAGGAAACaagcaatgcctctcgggcagatcgacttgcccgtcacttttgggaccccttccaactacaggaacgaggtccttaccttcgaggtggtaggattccgtggaacctaccacgccatcttggggtggccatgctacgccaagttcatggccatccccaactacacctacctcaagctcaagatgccagggcccaacggggtcatcaccgtcggcacgtctttccaaaaggcgtacgagtgcgacgtagaatgctgcgagtacaCTGCGGCCATTACCTTCACAAAAGAtttggcggtccagctcgcggagggcgtcgaggaccagcccgactccaagcagtcggccacctccttcgaggccaccgaaggcgtcaaggaggtcctcctcgaccccagcagctccgacggtCGGACCGTGCGGattggcgctaccctatct